The following are encoded in a window of Alphaproteobacteria bacterium genomic DNA:
- the rutD gene encoding pyrimidine utilization protein D, translating to MYFEEHGPANGPPLILSAGLGGAGAYWRPNLEALAREHRVIVYDQRGTGRSDPVLPVDHTVGQMADDVLKLMAGLGIERVDFVGHALGGAIGLTLAAEAPERLAKLVVVNGWTRLDPHIARCFSVRIELLRRSGPEAYVRAQPIFLYPAAWCSAHARELDLEFQHQLAHFQGQENLESRIAALQAFYLDDRLDEIGTPLLAIAAKDDMLVPWTCSQAYAGRIASASLRLMDWGGHACNVTDPDSFNRPVLEFLRS from the coding sequence CTGTATTTCGAGGAGCATGGGCCGGCCAACGGGCCGCCGCTGATCCTGTCGGCGGGCCTCGGCGGCGCCGGGGCCTATTGGCGGCCGAACCTGGAGGCGCTCGCCAGGGAGCATCGGGTCATTGTCTACGACCAGCGCGGCACCGGCCGCAGCGACCCTGTGCTGCCCGTGGATCACACTGTCGGTCAGATGGCCGATGACGTCCTCAAACTCATGGCGGGGCTCGGCATCGAACGTGTCGATTTCGTCGGCCACGCACTGGGCGGCGCCATCGGGCTGACCCTTGCCGCCGAAGCCCCGGAACGGCTGGCGAAGCTGGTGGTGGTCAACGGCTGGACCCGGCTTGATCCCCATATCGCGCGCTGCTTCTCGGTGCGCATAGAGTTGCTGCGCCGATCCGGCCCCGAGGCCTATGTGCGGGCCCAGCCGATCTTTCTTTATCCGGCGGCCTGGTGCTCTGCGCACGCGCGCGAGCTGGACTTGGAATTCCAACACCAGCTGGCCCATTTCCAGGGCCAGGAGAATCTGGAGAGCCGGATCGCGGCGCTCCAGGCTTTCTACCTCGACGACCGGCTGGACGAGATCGGCACGCCGCTGCTGGCGATTGCCGCAAAGGACGATATGCTCGTGCCCTGGACGTGCAGCCAGGCTTATGCCGGGCGCATCGCCAGCGCCTCCCTCCGGCTGATGGATTGGGGCGGCCACGCCTGCAACGTCACCGATCCGGACAGTTTCAACCGCCCGGTCCTCGAATTCCTAAGGAGCTGA
- the rutA gene encoding pyrimidine utilization protein A — translation MEVGIFTPIGNNGWLISENSPQYMPSFDLNKEIAQKAESYGVDFLLSMIKLRGFGGKTEFWEYNLESFTLMAGLAAVTEKIKIYATCPTLVIPPAFCARMCNTIDSISHGRFGLNLITGWQRPEYSQMGLWPGDEHFRNRYQMLGEYAHILRELWETGVSDFKGDYYQMDDCRVKPLPTGDMKIICAGSSDEGLAFSAQYADYAFCLGKGVNTPKAFASNNERLMAATAKTGRDVRIYALFMVIAAETDEEAMEKWIWYREGTDQDAVAWLGAQGAADKTSTTTNVRQLADKESAVNLNMGTLVGSYESIARMLDEVSTVPNTGGVLLTFDDFIEGTEKFGTRIQPLMQCRAGVQ, via the coding sequence ATGGAAGTCGGCATCTTCACCCCGATCGGCAACAACGGCTGGCTGATCTCGGAAAACAGCCCCCAATACATGCCGAGCTTCGATCTCAACAAGGAGATCGCCCAGAAGGCCGAGAGCTATGGAGTCGATTTCCTGCTCTCTATGATCAAGCTGCGCGGCTTCGGCGGGAAGACCGAATTCTGGGAATATAATCTGGAAAGCTTCACCCTGATGGCCGGGCTCGCCGCCGTCACCGAGAAGATCAAGATTTATGCGACCTGCCCGACTTTGGTCATCCCGCCCGCCTTCTGCGCGCGCATGTGCAACACGATCGATTCGATCAGCCACGGCCGCTTCGGGCTCAATCTGATCACCGGGTGGCAGCGGCCCGAATACAGCCAGATGGGGCTGTGGCCCGGCGACGAGCATTTCCGCAACCGCTACCAGATGCTCGGCGAATACGCCCACATATTGCGCGAGCTGTGGGAGACCGGAGTCTCCGACTTCAAGGGGGACTATTACCAGATGGACGATTGCCGGGTGAAGCCGCTCCCGACCGGCGACATGAAGATCATCTGCGCCGGATCGTCGGACGAGGGCCTCGCCTTCTCGGCGCAATATGCGGATTACGCCTTCTGCCTCGGCAAGGGCGTGAACACGCCCAAGGCCTTTGCCTCGAACAACGAGCGGCTGATGGCGGCGACGGCCAAGACGGGCCGCGACGTGCGCATCTACGCCTTGTTCATGGTCATCGCCGCCGAGACCGACGAGGAGGCCATGGAGAAGTGGATCTGGTACCGCGAGGGCACGGATCAGGATGCCGTCGCCTGGCTCGGCGCTCAGGGCGCGGCGGACAAGACCTCGACCACCACCAACGTCCGCCAGCTCGCCGACAAGGAAAGCGCGGTCAACCTCAACATGGGCACTTTGGTCGGCTCCTATGAAAGCATCGCCCGGATGCTCGACGAGGTGTCGACCGTGCCGAATACGGGCGGCGTTCTGCTGACCTTCGACGATTTCATCGAAGGCACCGAGAAGTTCGGCACCCGCATCCAGCCTTTGATGCAGTGCCGGGCGGGCGTTCAATAG
- a CDS encoding methyltransferase domain-containing protein: MILPGEPQTAADVGGHYDELDRVYRDIWGEHVHHGFWRTGHETPREATEALIALAAARLALKGGERLCDIGCGYGGTARYLAERYAAQVTGLTISAAQADYAAKQTVSRGSATILRRDWLANGLPDAAFDGAYAIESSEHMVDKPRFFAEAHRVLRPGGRLVVCAWLAKSAPSAFEVGHLLEPICREGRLPGMGSREDYEAMAAAAGFVASGFEDIGRQVGKTWAICMRRVAAGLVTDPALRRMALSRATRNRSFLLSLPRLWYALRTGAMRYGVFAWQKPK, from the coding sequence ATGATCCTTCCCGGCGAACCCCAGACGGCCGCGGACGTCGGCGGCCATTATGACGAGCTCGACCGGGTCTATCGCGACATCTGGGGCGAGCACGTCCATCACGGCTTCTGGCGCACCGGGCATGAGACTCCCCGCGAGGCGACCGAGGCGCTGATCGCGCTGGCGGCGGCGCGGCTCGCGCTCAAAGGCGGCGAGCGCCTGTGCGACATCGGCTGCGGCTATGGCGGCACCGCGCGCTATCTCGCCGAGCGTTACGCCGCGCAGGTCACCGGCCTCACCATCTCGGCGGCCCAGGCCGACTATGCCGCAAAGCAGACGGTCTCACGCGGCTCGGCGACGATCCTCCGCCGCGACTGGCTCGCCAACGGCCTGCCCGACGCGGCCTTCGACGGCGCCTATGCGATCGAAAGCTCCGAGCACATGGTCGACAAGCCCCGCTTCTTCGCCGAGGCCCACCGCGTGCTTCGGCCGGGCGGCCGGCTCGTCGTCTGCGCCTGGCTGGCGAAGAGCGCGCCGAGCGCGTTCGAGGTCGGTCATTTGCTCGAGCCGATCTGCCGCGAAGGGCGCCTTCCGGGCATGGGCAGCCGCGAGGACTATGAGGCGATGGCCGCCGCCGCAGGCTTCGTGGCCTCGGGCTTCGAGGATATCGGCCGGCAGGTCGGCAAGACCTGGGCGATCTGCATGCGCCGCGTGGCGGCCGGGCTGGTCACCGATCCGGCGCTTCGGCGAATGGCATTGAGCCGGGCGACCCGGAACCGCTCCTTCCTGCTCAGCCTTCCCCGCTTGTGGTACGCCCTTCGCACCGGCGCGATGCGCTACGGTGTGTTCGCCTGGCAGAAACCGAAATAG
- a CDS encoding DUF2147 domain-containing protein, which produces MAAPNIQGNWLTDDGKGVVRIAPCGRQMCGWIARVLDRGPNVPTRDVNNPAPALRSRPIVGLPTLTGFNPEAMSWTGGQAYDPKSGRSYRTTLSLNADGSLNVRGCVMFICQSRRWTRAR; this is translated from the coding sequence CTGGCGGCACCGAACATCCAGGGAAACTGGCTCACCGACGACGGCAAGGGCGTGGTTCGGATCGCCCCTTGCGGGCGGCAGATGTGCGGCTGGATCGCCCGGGTGCTCGACCGCGGGCCGAACGTTCCGACCCGCGACGTCAACAATCCCGCCCCCGCGCTTCGCTCGCGCCCGATCGTCGGGCTTCCGACCCTCACCGGCTTCAATCCGGAAGCGATGTCGTGGACGGGCGGCCAGGCCTACGATCCCAAGTCCGGCCGCTCCTACCGCACGACGCTCTCGCTCAACGCCGACGGCTCGCTCAACGTGCGCGGCTGCGTGATGTTCATCTGCCAGTCGCGCCGCTGGACCCGCGCGCGCTAA
- a CDS encoding methyltransferase domain-containing protein — protein sequence MRDLTTRSRQEEQMDSADLDPAVYEKVLHDLARVNRWTFTARPVLAFMKRAVGDAKAFRLMDVGFGDGDVLRAIARWARKRDIAADLVGVDLNEKSLAAARAATPPGWPIDYRTGDYLDQAGPFDFVISSQVTHHMTDGQLRTFLQYMEREARMGWLICDLHRHRFSHWGFPLLARTMMVHRIVREDGQLSIARSFRPEEWRAILADAGIDPAVVRIVRRFPFRLCVERIR from the coding sequence ATGCGCGATCTCACCACCCGCTCGCGTCAGGAAGAACAGATGGACTCCGCCGATCTCGATCCGGCGGTGTACGAAAAGGTCCTGCACGATCTCGCGCGGGTCAACCGCTGGACCTTCACCGCCAGGCCGGTTCTCGCCTTCATGAAGCGCGCGGTCGGCGACGCCAAAGCGTTCCGGCTGATGGACGTCGGCTTCGGCGACGGCGACGTGCTTCGCGCGATCGCCCGCTGGGCGCGCAAGCGGGACATCGCCGCCGATCTGGTCGGAGTCGACCTCAATGAGAAGAGCCTGGCCGCGGCCCGGGCGGCGACTCCGCCGGGTTGGCCGATCGACTATCGCACCGGCGACTATCTCGACCAGGCCGGCCCGTTCGACTTCGTCATCTCCAGCCAGGTGACCCACCACATGACCGACGGCCAGCTGCGCACCTTCCTCCAATATATGGAGCGCGAGGCGCGGATGGGCTGGCTGATCTGCGACCTTCACCGGCATAGGTTCTCGCACTGGGGCTTCCCCCTGCTCGCGCGGACGATGATGGTTCACCGGATCGTTCGCGAGGACGGCCAGCTTTCGATCGCCCGCTCGTTCCGCCCGGAGGAATGGCGCGCGATCCTCGCCGACGCGGGCATCGATCCGGCCGTGGTGCGCATCGTTCGGCGCTTCCCCTTCCGGCTTTGCGTGGAGCGCATTCGCTAG
- a CDS encoding phosphoribosyltransferase translates to MPQDAEPEFFYLPYERFLEEVETLAGLIEADREWRPDLLLGIGRGGLVPAAFLSHRTGIALLTVDHSSGEPDFAEQLLDKLAAKIRGGKRVLIVDDINDSGGTITQLRAAIDGKSGNPEALRIAVLIHNVRSRAKVEYRGSEIDRDLDKRWYVFPWEALAPRATLAAEAQEVPERLA, encoded by the coding sequence ATGCCGCAGGATGCCGAACCCGAATTCTTCTACCTGCCCTACGAGCGGTTCCTCGAGGAAGTGGAGACTCTCGCCGGGCTGATCGAAGCCGATCGGGAGTGGCGGCCCGATCTTCTGCTCGGCATCGGCCGCGGCGGGCTGGTCCCGGCGGCGTTCCTCTCCCACCGGACCGGAATCGCCCTGCTCACCGTCGACCACAGCTCGGGCGAGCCGGATTTCGCGGAGCAATTGCTCGACAAGCTCGCCGCGAAGATCCGCGGCGGCAAGCGAGTGCTGATCGTCGACGACATCAACGACAGCGGCGGGACCATCACCCAGTTGCGCGCCGCCATCGACGGCAAGAGCGGAAATCCGGAGGCGCTGAGGATCGCCGTTCTGATCCACAATGTCCGCTCGCGGGCCAAGGTCGAATATCGCGGCTCCGAGATCGACCGCGACCTGGACAAGAGATGGTATGTCTTCCCTTGGGAAGCGCTCGCGCCGCGCGCCACGCTTGCCGCCGAGGCGCAGGAGGTTCCGGAGCGGCTGGCCTAG
- a CDS encoding response regulator, translated as MLEEAGIRAIPCASLDSLVAELAAGAGFGLITEEALANADLRALSGWIEAQPEWSDFPFVLLTQRGGGLERNASAGRYLGMLGNVTFVERPIHPTTLISLAQSALRGRRRQYEARARLVALHELADSLEVQVAERTAALSAGEARLRAIFETNNQYQGLMALDGTLLDANRTSLDGIKAEPEDVVGKKFWETPWFSATPGMPDIVRDAVAAVAGGKTIRREMLVNLPIGWRSFDFCMRPVRGADGEVVAIVPEAIDITERRQAEEALRQSQKLEAMGQLTGGVAHDFNNLLTPIIGSLDMLQRNRVGSERERRLIDGALQSAERAKTLVQRLLAFARRQPLQPSAVNVAGLVEGMGNLIASTTGPQIKVVTEAAPNLPHALADPNQLEMALLNLSVNARDAMPDGGTLRITVSCETLGPIHPAHLPPGDYIRLSVADTGVGMDEDTLARAIEPFFSTKGVGKGTGLGLSMVHGLASQLGGALTISSKVGIGTNIDLWLPVTEALAAADTLVAEPIGEQGHRGTALLVDDEELVRASTAHMLAELGYRVVEASSADEALSVIAREPALDLLVTDHLMPGITGADLARTVQGQRPALPVLIVSGYADAEGIAPDLPRLTKPFRQDELAAKIAALSLGDAVFVEDGA; from the coding sequence ATGCTGGAAGAGGCCGGAATTCGCGCGATCCCTTGCGCCTCGCTCGATTCGCTGGTCGCCGAGCTCGCCGCGGGAGCGGGCTTCGGCCTGATCACCGAGGAGGCGCTTGCCAATGCCGACCTGCGCGCGCTCAGCGGCTGGATCGAGGCCCAGCCCGAATGGTCCGATTTCCCCTTCGTCCTGCTGACCCAGCGCGGCGGCGGCCTCGAGCGCAACGCTTCGGCCGGCCGCTATCTCGGCATGCTCGGAAACGTCACCTTCGTCGAGCGGCCGATCCATCCGACGACCCTGATCAGCCTCGCCCAGTCGGCGCTGCGCGGACGGCGGCGGCAATATGAGGCGCGGGCCCGGCTGGTCGCGCTTCACGAGCTCGCCGACTCCCTCGAGGTGCAGGTCGCCGAGCGCACCGCGGCCCTCAGCGCCGGCGAGGCGCGGCTGCGGGCGATCTTCGAGACCAACAACCAATATCAGGGGCTGATGGCGCTCGACGGCACATTGCTCGACGCCAACCGCACCTCGCTCGACGGAATCAAGGCGGAGCCCGAGGACGTGGTCGGCAAGAAATTCTGGGAGACGCCGTGGTTCTCCGCGACTCCCGGAATGCCCGATATCGTCCGCGACGCGGTCGCAGCGGTGGCCGGCGGCAAGACGATCCGGCGCGAAATGCTGGTCAACCTTCCGATCGGCTGGCGCTCGTTCGATTTCTGCATGCGGCCGGTGCGGGGCGCCGATGGGGAGGTCGTGGCGATCGTCCCCGAGGCGATCGACATCACCGAGCGCCGCCAGGCGGAGGAGGCGCTTCGCCAGTCGCAGAAGCTGGAGGCGATGGGCCAGCTGACCGGCGGAGTCGCGCACGATTTCAACAATCTCCTGACGCCGATCATCGGCAGCCTCGACATGCTTCAGCGCAACCGGGTCGGCAGCGAGCGCGAACGCCGGCTGATCGACGGCGCGCTGCAATCGGCCGAGCGCGCCAAGACCCTGGTCCAGCGCCTGCTCGCCTTCGCCCGGCGCCAGCCGCTGCAGCCGAGCGCGGTGAACGTCGCCGGCCTCGTCGAAGGCATGGGCAACCTCATCGCCAGCACGACGGGGCCGCAGATCAAGGTGGTGACCGAGGCCGCGCCGAACCTTCCCCACGCGCTCGCCGACCCGAACCAGCTCGAAATGGCGCTTCTCAACCTCAGCGTGAACGCGCGCGACGCGATGCCGGACGGCGGCACGCTGAGGATCACCGTCTCCTGCGAGACTCTCGGGCCGATCCACCCGGCGCACCTGCCGCCGGGCGACTATATCCGCCTCTCGGTCGCCGATACGGGGGTGGGCATGGACGAAGATACGCTCGCCCGGGCGATCGAGCCGTTCTTCTCGACCAAGGGGGTCGGCAAGGGCACCGGCCTCGGCCTCTCCATGGTCCACGGCCTCGCGTCCCAGCTCGGCGGAGCCCTGACGATCTCGAGCAAGGTCGGAATCGGCACCAACATCGACCTTTGGCTGCCGGTGACGGAGGCGCTCGCCGCGGCCGACACTCTGGTCGCCGAGCCGATCGGCGAGCAGGGCCATCGCGGCACCGCCTTGCTCGTCGACGACGAGGAACTGGTCCGCGCCAGCACCGCCCATATGCTGGCCGAGCTCGGCTACCGCGTCGTCGAGGCGAGCTCGGCCGACGAGGCGCTGTCGGTGATCGCGCGCGAGCCGGCGCTCGACCTGCTCGTCACCGACCATTTGATGCCGGGGATCACGGGCGCCGACCTCGCCCGGACCGTCCAGGGCCAGCGCCCGGCGCTGCCGGTGCTGATCGTCTCGGGCTATGCCGACGCAGAAGGAATCGCGCCGGATCTGCCGCGGCTGACCAAGCCGTTCCGCCAGGACGAGCTCGCCGCCAAGATCGCGGCGCTCAGCCTCGGAGACGCGGTGTTTGTGGAGGACGGGGCGTAG
- a CDS encoding circadian clock protein KaiC, whose amino-acid sequence MEGLDDVLGGGLTRGRVFLLEGSPGTGKTTVAMQFLLAGAAAGEKTLYITLSETEDELRASAASHGWKLDDIEIFELVPPESLLDENQQQSLLYSSDLELGETTQGIFEAFERVQPLRVVVDSLSEIRLLAQSSLRYRRQILSLKHYFAGRNATVLMLDDLTSETNDKTVHSVAHGVISLEEMARDYGAERRRMRVVKYRGRRFRGGYHDLIIATGGVRIFPRLVSAEHKKAFTRDVLPSDLAGINALLGGGVERGSSVLVLGPAGTGKSLLALTFVVGAARRGERSAMFVFDEEMGLLFNRALGLGIDLQKMVDAGELVIEQVDATELSPGELSSRVRTCVEEHGARTVIIDSLNGYQMAMPEETQLVLHMHELLQYLNRQGATTFLTVAQHGLVGDMKSPVDVTYLADTVILLRYFEAAGRVRRAISVVKKRTSRHEDTIREYRIGADGIKLGEPLVEFQGVLRGVPTLAGPGMELLKDEHH is encoded by the coding sequence ATCGAGGGGCTGGACGACGTCCTGGGCGGGGGATTGACGCGCGGGCGGGTGTTCCTGCTAGAGGGCAGCCCCGGCACCGGCAAGACGACGGTGGCGATGCAGTTCCTGCTGGCGGGCGCGGCCGCCGGCGAAAAGACGCTCTACATCACGCTTAGCGAAACCGAGGACGAATTGCGCGCAAGCGCGGCCTCGCACGGCTGGAAGCTCGACGATATCGAGATTTTCGAGCTGGTGCCGCCGGAGAGCCTGCTCGACGAGAACCAGCAGCAGAGCCTGCTTTATTCCTCCGACCTCGAGCTGGGCGAAACCACCCAGGGCATCTTCGAAGCGTTCGAGCGGGTTCAGCCCTTGCGGGTGGTGGTCGACAGCCTCTCGGAGATCCGGCTGCTGGCGCAAAGCTCGCTTCGCTACCGCCGCCAGATCCTCTCGCTGAAGCATTATTTCGCGGGGCGGAACGCAACCGTGCTGATGCTCGACGACCTGACCAGCGAGACCAACGACAAGACCGTGCACAGCGTCGCCCACGGCGTGATCTCGCTGGAGGAAATGGCGCGCGATTACGGCGCCGAGCGGCGCCGGATGCGGGTCGTGAAATATCGCGGGCGGCGCTTCCGCGGCGGCTATCACGATCTGATCATCGCAACCGGCGGCGTGCGCATCTTTCCCCGCCTGGTCTCGGCCGAGCACAAGAAAGCGTTCACGCGGGACGTCCTTCCGAGCGACCTGGCCGGGATCAACGCGCTGCTGGGCGGCGGCGTCGAGCGCGGATCGAGCGTCCTCGTCCTCGGCCCCGCGGGCACCGGCAAGTCGCTGCTCGCGCTCACCTTCGTCGTCGGCGCGGCGAGGCGCGGCGAGCGCTCCGCAATGTTCGTTTTCGACGAGGAAATGGGCCTGCTCTTCAACCGTGCCCTGGGGCTCGGCATCGACCTCCAGAAGATGGTCGACGCCGGCGAGCTGGTGATCGAGCAGGTCGACGCGACCGAGCTCTCCCCGGGCGAGCTCTCCTCGCGGGTCCGCACCTGCGTCGAGGAGCACGGAGCGCGCACGGTGATCATCGACAGCCTCAACGGCTACCAGATGGCGATGCCTGAGGAGACCCAGCTCGTCCTCCACATGCATGAGCTGCTGCAATATCTGAACCGCCAAGGCGCGACGACCTTCCTCACCGTTGCCCAGCACGGCCTCGTCGGCGACATGAAGTCGCCCGTCGACGTCACCTATCTCGCCGACACCGTCATTCTGCTGCGCTATTTTGAGGCGGCCGGCCGGGTGCGCCGGGCGATTTCGGTGGTCAAGAAGCGCACCAGCCGCCACGAGGACACGATCCGCGAATATCGGATCGGCGCCGACGGGATAAAGCTCGGAGAGCCGCTGGTCGAGTTCCAGGGCGTGCTTCGCGGCGTTCCCACGCTGGCGGGCCCGGGAATGGAATTGCTGAAAGACGAGCACCATTGA
- a CDS encoding NAD(P)/FAD-dependent oxidoreductase, with amino-acid sequence MPAGSEHLDVLIVGAGISGVDAAYHLQTRCPSKSYAVLEARERIGGTWDLFRYPGIRSDSDMYTLGFPFRPWTREKAIADGADIRDYVEETAAEFGIDRHIRFGHRAVSASWSSADRRWTVEVEAGGELRILTCAFLMLCSGYYDYERGYRPQWPGESDYGGRIVHPQHWPEDLDVAGKKVVVIGSGATAVTLVPALAETAAHVTMLQRSPSYIVARPSRDGIARWLQRRLPLKTADGLTRWKNVLLGMFFFSRARKRPDKVKALILRLAAEQLPPGYDLGRDFTPRYNPWDQRVCLVPDGDLFAAMRGGTVSIVTDTIARFTPDGLELGSGAELDADIVVTATGLVMKLLGGIALEVDGEAVNVADCFSYKGMMLSGVPNLAVTFGYTNASWTLKCDLTSRSVCRLLNHMDRHGYAVCLPRLPDAGMERLPMLDFSSGYVTRASGSLPNQGARPPWRVHQNYLKDVVAMRLKPIADEALELRR; translated from the coding sequence ATGCCGGCCGGATCAGAACATCTCGACGTGCTGATCGTCGGTGCCGGCATTTCCGGTGTCGACGCCGCTTATCATCTGCAGACGCGCTGCCCCAGCAAATCCTACGCGGTCCTGGAGGCGCGCGAGCGGATCGGCGGGACGTGGGACCTGTTCCGCTATCCCGGCATCCGCTCGGATTCGGATATGTATACTTTGGGCTTTCCGTTCCGTCCCTGGACGAGGGAGAAAGCGATCGCCGACGGGGCCGACATCCGCGACTATGTCGAGGAGACGGCGGCGGAGTTCGGCATCGACCGGCATATCCGCTTCGGCCACCGCGCCGTTAGCGCTTCCTGGTCGTCGGCAGACCGGCGCTGGACGGTGGAAGTGGAGGCGGGCGGGGAGCTGCGCATCCTCACCTGCGCCTTCCTGATGCTGTGCAGCGGCTATTACGATTACGAGCGGGGCTATCGGCCCCAATGGCCGGGCGAGAGCGACTATGGCGGCCGGATCGTTCATCCCCAGCACTGGCCCGAGGATCTGGACGTCGCCGGAAAGAAGGTGGTGGTGATCGGCAGCGGGGCGACGGCGGTGACCCTGGTCCCGGCGCTCGCCGAGACCGCCGCCCACGTCACCATGCTCCAGCGCTCGCCCTCCTACATCGTCGCGCGCCCCTCGCGCGACGGCATCGCCCGCTGGCTTCAGCGCCGGCTGCCGCTCAAAACCGCCGACGGCCTCACGCGCTGGAAGAACGTGCTGCTCGGAATGTTCTTTTTCTCGCGCGCCCGCAAGCGGCCGGACAAGGTGAAGGCGCTGATCCTTCGCCTCGCGGCGGAGCAGCTCCCGCCCGGCTACGATCTCGGGCGCGACTTCACGCCCCGCTACAACCCTTGGGACCAGCGCGTGTGCCTGGTCCCCGACGGCGATCTGTTCGCTGCGATGCGTGGCGGGACAGTGTCGATCGTCACCGATACGATTGCGCGCTTCACGCCGGACGGGCTGGAGCTGGGCTCGGGCGCCGAGCTTGACGCGGATATCGTCGTCACCGCGACCGGCCTGGTGATGAAGCTGCTCGGCGGAATCGCGCTCGAGGTGGACGGGGAGGCGGTCAACGTCGCGGATTGCTTCAGCTACAAGGGCATGATGCTGAGCGGCGTGCCCAACCTTGCGGTGACCTTCGGCTACACCAACGCCTCCTGGACCCTGAAATGCGACCTCACCTCGCGCAGCGTCTGCCGCTTGCTCAATCACATGGATCGGCACGGCTACGCGGTCTGCCTGCCGCGCCTCCCCGACGCCGGGATGGAGCGCCTGCCGATGCTCGACTTCAGCTCGGGCTACGTGACCCGCGCCTCCGGCAGCCTGCCGAACCAGGGCGCGAGGCCGCCATGGCGAGTCCACCAGAATTATCTCAAGGACGTCGTCGCCATGCGCCTGAAGCCGATCGCGGACGAGGCGCTGGAGCTTCGGCGCTAG
- a CDS encoding acyl-CoA dehydrogenase, with protein MDDLDKFRQETRFWLEANCPPEMREPMRDESDACWGGRNPVFKSDAQKSWMETMAARGWTVPDWPADYGGGGLSPAEAKILKQEMARIGARNPLMSFGISMLGPALLKYGTEEQKKHYLPQIARGEIRWCQGYSEPGAGSDLASLQTKCEDKGDHWLVNGQKVWTSYADKADWIFCLVRTDPQAPKHQGISFILFDMASEGVSTKPILLISGNSPFCETFFDDVKVPKDQVVGEVNKGWDVAKYLLGHEREMISGMGLGGQGESLGAALSEALADDPVLRADVARFDVDQMAFRAMSERFIDELKAGQAHPAQPSMMKYAGTELNKARHELAMAAGGSDALEWESERSRKGKGAREWLRTKANSIEGGTSEIQLGIVAKRILELPGG; from the coding sequence ATGGACGATCTGGACAAGTTTCGCCAAGAAACCCGCTTCTGGCTCGAGGCGAACTGCCCGCCCGAGATGCGCGAGCCGATGCGCGACGAGAGCGACGCCTGCTGGGGCGGCCGCAATCCGGTCTTCAAGAGCGACGCCCAGAAGAGCTGGATGGAGACGATGGCCGCGCGTGGCTGGACCGTGCCGGACTGGCCGGCCGATTATGGCGGCGGCGGCCTCTCGCCCGCCGAGGCCAAGATCCTGAAGCAGGAAATGGCGCGGATCGGCGCCCGCAATCCGCTGATGAGCTTCGGCATCTCGATGCTCGGCCCGGCCCTGCTCAAATACGGCACCGAGGAGCAGAAGAAGCATTATCTGCCGCAAATCGCCCGCGGCGAGATCCGCTGGTGCCAGGGCTATTCCGAGCCCGGCGCGGGCAGCGACCTCGCCTCCTTGCAGACCAAATGCGAAGACAAGGGCGATCACTGGCTCGTGAACGGCCAGAAGGTCTGGACCAGCTATGCCGACAAGGCCGATTGGATCTTCTGCCTGGTCCGCACCGATCCGCAGGCGCCCAAGCATCAGGGGATCAGCTTCATCCTGTTCGATATGGCGAGCGAGGGCGTCTCGACCAAGCCGATTCTGCTCATCTCCGGCAATTCGCCCTTCTGCGAGACCTTCTTCGACGACGTGAAGGTGCCCAAGGACCAGGTGGTGGGCGAGGTCAACAAGGGCTGGGACGTCGCCAAATATCTGCTCGGCCACGAGCGCGAGATGATCTCGGGAATGGGCCTCGGCGGCCAGGGCGAGTCGCTCGGCGCCGCGCTCTCCGAGGCGCTGGCCGACGATCCGGTGCTTCGCGCCGACGTCGCGCGCTTCGACGTCGACCAGATGGCGTTCCGCGCGATGTCCGAGCGGTTCATCGACGAGCTGAAGGCCGGCCAGGCGCATCCGGCCCAGCCTTCGATGATGAAATATGCCGGGACCGAGCTCAACAAGGCGCGCCACGAGCTGGCGATGGCCGCCGGCGGCTCCGACGCGCTCGAATGGGAAAGCGAGCGCTCGCGCAAGGGCAAGGGCGCCCGCGAGTGGCTCAGGACCAAGGCCAATTCGATCGAAGGCGGGACGAGTGAGATCCAGCTCGGGATCGTCGCGAAACGGATCCTGGAACTGCCTGGAGGGTGA